One window of the Leptotrichia trevisanii DSM 22070 genome contains the following:
- a CDS encoding response regulator transcription factor, translating into MYSILIIDDEPIIRRGIKTFIDFEKYKISDVYEAEDGNSAFKTFSEVLPDLVLLDINIPFKNGLTLAQEMKELKNDVKIAIISGYDYFEYAQKALKIGVEDYILKPVSKTDINEIISKLIYRLEETRKYNEARKIINKISHTEKTAKDVSYSKYKDILTKKIEDKYSEISFNLNSLADEMNLSSGYLSSLFKNLFGIPFQDYLNNMRMEKAKLLLLTTDLKNYEIGELVGIENFNYFNSKFKKTFGMTPKEFKKSVLEKL; encoded by the coding sequence GTGTATAGTATTTTAATAATTGATGATGAACCGATTATACGAAGAGGTATTAAAACTTTTATTGATTTTGAAAAATATAAGATAAGTGATGTTTATGAGGCAGAAGACGGTAATTCTGCCTTTAAGACTTTTTCTGAAGTTTTGCCTGATCTTGTCTTGCTTGATATAAATATTCCATTTAAAAATGGCCTTACTCTTGCACAGGAAATGAAAGAGCTGAAAAACGATGTAAAAATAGCCATCATTTCAGGATATGACTACTTTGAATACGCTCAAAAGGCTTTAAAAATCGGAGTTGAAGATTATATTTTAAAACCTGTTTCAAAGACTGATATAAATGAAATAATCTCAAAACTGATTTACAGACTGGAAGAAACTAGAAAATACAACGAAGCCAGAAAAATTATTAATAAAATCAGTCACACTGAAAAAACTGCCAAAGATGTTTCCTACAGCAAGTATAAGGATATTTTAACAAAAAAAATTGAAGACAAATACAGCGAAATTTCCTTTAACTTAAATTCACTGGCGGATGAAATGAACTTATCCTCAGGATATTTAAGTTCGCTTTTTAAAAATTTATTTGGTATTCCTTTTCAGGACTATTTAAATAATATGCGGATGGAAAAGGCAAAGCTACTGCTTTTGACAACGGATCTGAAAAATTATGAAATTGGAGAACTCGTGGGAATAGAAAATTTTAACTACTTCAATTCAAAATTTAAAAAAACTTTTGGAATGACTCCAAAAGAGTTTAAAAAAAGTGTATTGGAGAAATTATGA
- a CDS encoding PG0541 family transporter-associated protein, producing the protein MKRVEIYFDSYFIDKIKEEMREYGIEQYIIIPQVYSCWSKTLKHFNSHVWPGTDSILVTYLEDEQAKEIMRLIKIMKIDLGKSISMGAAVLPVDDIIL; encoded by the coding sequence TTGAAGAGGGTTGAAATATATTTTGATTCCTACTTTATAGATAAAATAAAAGAGGAAATGCGTGAATATGGAATTGAGCAATATATAATAATTCCACAAGTTTACAGCTGTTGGAGCAAAACATTAAAACATTTTAACAGCCATGTCTGGCCAGGGACTGACAGCATTCTTGTAACGTATCTGGAAGATGAGCAGGCAAAGGAAATTATGCGGCTTATTAAAATTATGAAAATCGATTTAGGGAAGAGTATCTCGATGGGTGCTGCTGTTTTACCTGTAGATGATATTATTTTGTAA
- the upp gene encoding uracil phosphoribosyltransferase — protein MAVFELKHPLIEHKLSNLRNKDTDTKLFRESLNEIAGLMVYEATKHLPLKEIETETPIQKTTTKVLDKPITLVPILRAGLGMIDGILQLLPNAKVGHLGVYRNEETLEPVYYYAKMPTNVVESQVFVVDPMLATGGSMIYTIDYLKDRGVKNITVLSIIGAPEGINKFCAKHPDIDLYIAAIDTGLNEHAYIYPGLGDAGDRIFGTK, from the coding sequence ATGGCAGTTTTTGAATTGAAACATCCACTAATTGAACATAAACTTTCAAATTTGAGAAATAAAGATACAGACACTAAACTTTTTAGGGAAAGCTTAAACGAAATAGCAGGACTTATGGTTTATGAAGCAACAAAACATTTGCCGCTCAAGGAGATTGAAACAGAAACTCCTATTCAGAAAACAACTACAAAAGTTCTAGATAAGCCAATAACATTAGTTCCCATCCTAAGAGCAGGACTTGGAATGATAGATGGAATATTGCAGCTTCTTCCAAATGCAAAAGTAGGGCATCTGGGAGTTTACAGAAACGAAGAAACTTTAGAGCCAGTCTACTATTACGCAAAAATGCCCACAAACGTTGTCGAAAGTCAAGTTTTCGTAGTAGATCCAATGCTTGCAACAGGTGGTTCAATGATTTACACAATTGATTACCTAAAAGACAGGGGTGTAAAAAACATAACAGTATTAAGCATTATTGGAGCTCCTGAAGGAATAAATAAATTTTGTGCAAAACATCCTGATATAGATTTGTACATTGCGGCAATTGATACTGGACTCAATGAACATGCGTATATCTATCCAGGATTGGGAGATGCGGGAGATAGAATATTTGGAACAAAATAA
- a CDS encoding efflux RND transporter permease subunit, which yields MTVADFATKRVVSTTMILIFMVFSGVVAMRSMKQELIPDFNFPMVAVNTTWTGAASEDVKTQISKKIEDAALNVDGIKNISTSSTYGSSSVMVEFNFGTDTDIKQVQIQSEIDKIKKDLPSDADDPIVSKLNVAGGNSDMAMMVAIRGADQSVITSFIEETMEPRLKRNRGVGNISVFGNATRQVKVKLDPYKLQAYNLSPGEIYAKIQAAHTIVPGGTVKDGSKEFILRVDGELKQLDQIQNIIISNNNNQTVRLSDVAIVEYGNKDRTSYAKYDGQDMVAVVIQKSKDGNLVEIANIAKKELEKMKPLFPAGAKYEIVVDNSIKVKEAISNVTNNGLQALVITVIVLLVFLKDLRASLVVGMSIPISAAFTFFLLNTQGITLNLISLMGLALAIGSLVDNAVVTLDNIFDHIQINKEPALVAAVRGTNEVILPMIASTATSVCVFLPIVLFPGFSKEVFAGISFSMMFALSTSIVVAMLFIPMASSIFLNIEKISGAAGKAYRFNAFRDKYKNLVKKALENRKVVIIGVIVLFIVVVFGLGKTVKTAFFPTIDNDEYSVVAQLSTGLDVEVAHEISKQMEQIVKEDPVTKNYTTIVNAQAAIVNVDVKKDTMKAMERMRQKMSNIPNVTIAVSPQKAGGRSVSKDYSFQVEGDNAEEINRIANAIMADMKQQAWFKDVKSSSEGGYPQAQLDVNRVKAESYGLSVTDITRMLNQTVLGVDPIEITENTETLKVHIEFEDQYKNSLDKILNIMIKTSEGQFVRLGDIATMKQVEGAASIETYNGSQIVTVGANLDKSKGLNDASKFVNDSFQKTNPAAGYKITPAGNAQSQQEMGGEIMNALILSIALIYIVLAVQLESFVLPIIMMLALPLSMIGVMFGLAVTRIQLSMFVMIGILMLFGMAVNNAIVLLDFVSSLRQKGMEIQEALVEAAGSRLRPILMTTLTTVLGWTPMIFSSKGSSGYYQGMAVAVMFGLSFCTLLTLFFIPVAYSIVEERKERRQKAKEEARKAKKMAERSQNK from the coding sequence ATGACAGTAGCAGATTTTGCAACGAAGAGAGTCGTTTCTACAACTATGATACTGATATTCATGGTTTTTTCAGGTGTTGTGGCTATGCGTTCAATGAAGCAGGAATTGATACCAGATTTTAACTTTCCGATGGTAGCCGTTAATACGACTTGGACTGGAGCGGCTTCGGAGGATGTTAAAACTCAGATTTCAAAAAAGATAGAAGATGCGGCACTTAATGTTGATGGTATTAAAAATATTTCAACAAGTTCGACTTATGGAAGTTCAAGTGTTATGGTGGAATTTAACTTTGGTACGGATACGGATATAAAACAGGTACAGATACAGTCTGAAATAGATAAAATAAAAAAAGATTTGCCATCTGATGCAGATGATCCGATAGTTTCAAAATTGAATGTGGCTGGTGGAAATTCGGATATGGCAATGATGGTTGCGATAAGGGGAGCAGATCAGTCAGTAATTACTTCATTCATAGAAGAAACAATGGAACCAAGATTAAAGAGAAACAGAGGGGTTGGAAATATATCTGTATTTGGTAATGCGACAAGACAGGTAAAGGTAAAATTGGATCCATACAAACTACAGGCTTACAATTTATCTCCAGGGGAAATATACGCTAAGATTCAGGCAGCCCACACAATTGTTCCAGGAGGTACAGTAAAAGATGGTTCAAAAGAGTTTATCCTAAGAGTTGATGGGGAATTGAAACAGCTGGATCAGATACAGAATATTATAATTTCCAATAATAATAATCAGACAGTAAGATTAAGCGATGTGGCAATTGTTGAATATGGAAATAAGGATAGAACATCTTATGCAAAATATGATGGACAGGACATGGTAGCCGTTGTAATTCAGAAAAGTAAAGATGGGAATCTGGTTGAAATTGCAAATATTGCAAAAAAGGAATTGGAAAAGATGAAACCGTTATTTCCAGCGGGTGCAAAGTATGAAATAGTAGTTGACAACAGTATAAAGGTAAAAGAGGCAATTTCTAACGTAACGAATAACGGGTTGCAGGCGTTGGTTATAACAGTAATTGTATTATTAGTATTTTTGAAGGATTTAAGGGCTTCACTTGTGGTTGGAATGTCTATTCCAATATCAGCTGCGTTTACTTTTTTCCTTTTAAATACACAGGGAATCACGTTAAACTTAATTTCACTTATGGGACTTGCACTTGCAATAGGATCACTGGTGGATAATGCGGTAGTTACGCTGGATAATATATTTGATCATATCCAGATTAATAAGGAACCTGCACTGGTTGCGGCGGTACGTGGAACAAATGAGGTAATACTTCCAATGATAGCCTCAACAGCAACATCAGTCTGCGTATTTTTACCAATAGTGTTATTTCCAGGATTTTCAAAGGAAGTGTTTGCAGGGATTTCGTTTTCAATGATGTTTGCACTGTCAACTTCAATTGTTGTGGCAATGCTGTTTATCCCGATGGCTTCGAGTATATTTCTTAATATTGAGAAAATATCAGGTGCAGCAGGTAAAGCATACAGATTTAATGCTTTCAGGGATAAATATAAAAATCTTGTAAAAAAGGCACTTGAAAATAGAAAGGTAGTTATAATAGGAGTAATAGTCTTATTTATCGTAGTCGTTTTTGGACTTGGAAAAACTGTAAAAACAGCATTTTTCCCAACGATTGACAATGATGAGTATTCGGTGGTTGCACAGCTTTCGACAGGGCTTGACGTGGAAGTGGCACATGAGATTTCTAAGCAGATGGAGCAGATAGTAAAAGAAGATCCTGTTACAAAAAATTATACTACAATAGTAAATGCTCAGGCGGCAATAGTCAATGTCGATGTAAAAAAGGACACAATGAAGGCTATGGAGAGAATGCGTCAAAAAATGAGCAATATTCCAAACGTTACAATTGCAGTTTCTCCGCAAAAAGCTGGAGGACGTTCAGTTTCAAAAGACTATTCTTTCCAAGTGGAAGGGGATAACGCTGAAGAAATCAACAGAATTGCCAATGCGATTATGGCGGATATGAAGCAGCAGGCTTGGTTTAAGGATGTAAAATCTTCATCAGAAGGTGGATACCCACAGGCACAACTGGATGTAAACAGAGTGAAAGCCGAAAGTTATGGATTAAGCGTTACAGATATAACTAGAATGCTGAATCAGACGGTTTTAGGAGTAGATCCGATAGAAATTACCGAAAATACAGAAACATTAAAAGTTCATATAGAATTTGAGGATCAATATAAAAATTCACTTGACAAAATACTGAATATAATGATAAAAACAAGTGAGGGGCAGTTTGTAAGGCTGGGAGATATAGCCACAATGAAACAGGTGGAAGGTGCAGCTTCGATAGAAACTTACAACGGTTCTCAAATTGTAACAGTAGGGGCAAATCTGGATAAATCAAAAGGGTTGAATGATGCGTCAAAATTTGTAAATGATTCATTCCAAAAGACGAATCCTGCGGCAGGATATAAAATAACTCCAGCCGGAAATGCCCAAAGTCAACAGGAAATGGGTGGAGAAATTATGAATGCCCTTATTCTTTCAATAGCACTTATTTATATCGTACTGGCAGTACAGCTTGAATCATTTGTTTTACCGATAATAATGATGTTGGCGTTACCATTGTCAATGATTGGAGTAATGTTTGGGCTGGCTGTAACGAGAATACAGCTTAGCATGTTTGTTATGATTGGTATTCTGATGTTGTTTGGTATGGCAGTTAATAATGCGATTGTGTTACTGGATTTCGTATCAAGTCTGCGGCAAAAGGGTATGGAAATTCAGGAGGCACTTGTGGAAGCGGCAGGTTCACGGCTACGTCCGATACTTATGACAACTCTTACAACAGTACTTGGATGGACTCCAATGATATTTTCAAGTAAGGGAAGTTCGGGATATTATCAAGGAATGGCGGTAGCAGTTATGTTTGGACTTTCGTTCTGTACATTGCTGACATTATTCTTTATACCTGTAGCTTATTCTATAGTTGAAGAAAGAAAAGAAAGAAGACAAAAGGCAAAAGAGGAAGCAAGAAAAGCAAAAAAAATGGCTGAAAGATCACAAAATAAATAA
- a CDS encoding cytochrome c biogenesis protein CcdA has translation MFNQPLLVGSVFLGGVASFLSPCILPIVPVYLGILSKGKKTVLNTFLFILGLSLTFVSIGFSFSFLTGIFFNDTIKLMAGIIVIILGLHQTGILKFSLLEKNKTLNFDLIGKNSSLQAFLLGLTFSLGWTPCVGPILASVLALTGDRGSAIYGGLMMFIYVLGLATPFVLFSFFSQELLKKMRVLNQYTNYFKIFGGFLIIFMGILLIINKF, from the coding sequence ATGTTTAATCAGCCATTATTAGTAGGAAGCGTTTTTTTAGGCGGGGTAGCAAGTTTTCTATCACCGTGCATCCTTCCAATTGTTCCTGTATATTTAGGCATTCTAAGCAAAGGGAAAAAAACAGTGCTTAATACATTTTTATTCATTCTAGGCCTTTCGCTTACTTTCGTGAGCATAGGTTTTAGCTTTAGCTTTCTTACAGGAATATTCTTTAATGACACTATAAAACTTATGGCAGGAATAATTGTAATAATACTGGGACTACACCAGACAGGTATACTAAAATTTAGCCTTTTAGAAAAAAATAAAACCCTAAACTTTGATTTAATTGGTAAAAATTCTTCATTACAGGCTTTTTTGCTGGGATTGACATTTAGTCTGGGATGGACTCCATGTGTAGGCCCTATTCTTGCCTCAGTGCTAGCTCTCACAGGTGACAGAGGATCCGCAATCTACGGAGGATTGATGATGTTTATATATGTCTTAGGACTTGCCACTCCATTTGTCCTTTTTTCCTTTTTCTCTCAGGAGCTGTTAAAAAAAATGCGAGTTTTAAATCAGTACACAAATTATTTTAAAATTTTTGGTGGATTTCTAATTATATTTATGGGAATTTTACTAATAATAAATAAGTTTTAA
- a CDS encoding efflux RND transporter periplasmic adaptor subunit — protein MKLYNKKIIAGLAILAMFTISCGKKKQAVTNNARPVKVQVIGQNSISLGYTASGTLKGIEEVPYTATSSGEVVVINAKNGDSVNAGQVIVSIDNQAARSNVRSAASNVNTASSNINSAAAALEEARINYEKYNMLYNKRLVTETDYLKAKTNYDAARAQLNASRNSLSSARAELDSANDTNRKSVIKTNTTGTVANMNLELHQQTSAGSALFTVVNESEMKLEVGVSADIISKIHVGTQAKVKIDELQGEEMVGTVYEVSAAANSATRQFVVKVKIPNPDRRLKSGMYGTASIDTGAENGIIIPKKAIVVRGVEQVVYIVQNGKAVAIPIKVTNQNQEMAAVTGNGLTAGVELIVDGQNVVQANEAVRKVQ, from the coding sequence ATGAAATTATATAATAAAAAAATCATAGCAGGTTTGGCAATACTTGCGATGTTTACCATATCTTGTGGAAAGAAAAAACAGGCTGTAACAAATAACGCAAGGCCAGTAAAAGTGCAGGTTATCGGACAAAATTCAATTTCCTTGGGATATACGGCGAGCGGAACTTTGAAGGGAATTGAGGAGGTACCTTACACAGCGACTTCTTCTGGAGAAGTAGTTGTAATAAATGCAAAAAATGGGGACAGCGTAAATGCGGGACAGGTAATCGTATCAATTGATAATCAGGCTGCCAGATCAAATGTAAGAAGTGCGGCTTCAAACGTAAACACAGCTTCGTCAAATATCAATTCAGCTGCGGCTGCACTTGAAGAAGCGAGAATCAATTACGAAAAATACAATATGCTTTACAACAAAAGACTGGTAACAGAAACAGACTATCTAAAGGCAAAAACTAACTATGATGCTGCAAGGGCACAATTAAACGCCTCAAGAAACAGTTTAAGTTCGGCACGGGCAGAGCTGGATTCTGCAAACGATACAAATAGAAAATCTGTAATAAAGACAAATACAACAGGAACTGTTGCAAATATGAATCTGGAACTTCACCAGCAGACATCAGCAGGAAGTGCCTTGTTTACTGTGGTAAATGAATCTGAAATGAAACTGGAAGTAGGAGTTTCAGCAGACATAATCAGTAAAATTCACGTTGGAACACAGGCTAAAGTGAAAATTGACGAGCTGCAAGGGGAAGAAATGGTAGGAACTGTATATGAAGTATCTGCTGCGGCAAACTCGGCGACAAGACAATTCGTTGTAAAAGTTAAGATTCCTAATCCGGACAGAAGGCTAAAAAGTGGAATGTATGGAACAGCAAGCATAGACACTGGAGCGGAAAATGGAATAATAATCCCTAAAAAAGCCATCGTTGTAAGGGGAGTTGAACAAGTAGTTTATATAGTCCAAAATGGTAAGGCAGTTGCAATACCGATAAAAGTTACAAATCAAAATCAGGAAATGGCGGCAGTTACTGGAAATGGGCTTACTGCAGGTGTAGAGCTTATAGTAGATGGACAAAATGTTGTACAGGCTAATGAAGCAGTGAGAAAAGTGCAGTAA
- a CDS encoding cell division protein FtsZ, with translation MWDIAEDVEEKRNIGKKTLNGVKIKIIGIGKTGNNVINKMVARQDIRADFIAVDTERSNLDNSKADTKIFVSSIISYEAVEGLKMQVKKELEKADMAFIMAEMGERTGTFASSIIAEIAKSMDILTVAIVSKPFKFEASNKIRLAKKGKKKLKHFADTVIVIPYQKLNDLYTDIPIANIYEKGEKSFVTIVKGILDLIKKQGIVNLDFADIKSILRNSGKTVLGFGKADGEDRAKKAVEQALNTPLLERSIKGAGKILMNITSGKDIRLEEISQIATAVAKSSENPDLFLAWGTVFEESKFENFEDFEQKGSCVKVYLIATDFCD, from the coding sequence ATGTGGGACATTGCCGAAGATGTTGAAGAAAAAAGGAATATTGGTAAAAAAACATTAAATGGAGTAAAGATAAAAATTATAGGGATAGGGAAAACAGGGAACAATGTAATAAATAAAATGGTGGCAAGACAGGATATAAGAGCTGATTTTATAGCTGTAGATACTGAAAGAAGCAATTTAGACAATTCAAAAGCTGATACAAAAATATTTGTATCTTCAATAATTTCTTATGAAGCCGTAGAAGGGTTAAAGATGCAAGTCAAAAAAGAGCTGGAAAAGGCAGACATGGCATTTATTATGGCTGAAATGGGTGAAAGAACCGGCACATTCGCCTCATCTATTATCGCAGAAATTGCAAAATCAATGGATATATTAACAGTTGCAATTGTATCAAAACCTTTTAAATTTGAAGCCTCCAATAAAATAAGACTTGCTAAAAAAGGAAAGAAAAAATTAAAACATTTCGCCGATACAGTAATAGTCATTCCATATCAAAAATTAAATGATTTATATACAGACATTCCAATAGCAAATATTTATGAAAAAGGGGAAAAATCCTTTGTAACAATTGTAAAAGGGATATTGGATTTAATAAAAAAACAGGGAATTGTAAATTTGGACTTTGCAGATATTAAATCTATATTGCGAAATTCAGGCAAGACAGTGTTAGGATTTGGAAAAGCAGATGGAGAGGACAGAGCAAAAAAGGCAGTAGAACAGGCACTGAATACACCGCTTCTGGAACGCTCAATAAAAGGCGCTGGAAAAATACTAATGAACATAACCTCAGGAAAAGACATACGCCTCGAAGAAATCAGTCAAATCGCCACAGCAGTAGCCAAAAGTTCAGAAAATCCAGACTTATTTCTCGCATGGGGAACAGTCTTTGAAGAATCTAAATTTGAAAATTTTGAAGATTTTGAGCAAAAAGGAAGCTGTGTAAAAGTATATTTGATTGCAACAGATTTTTGTGATTAA
- the msrB gene encoding peptide-methionine (R)-S-oxide reductase MsrB, which translates to MKSRSLLLFLILSLALFSVVLSSKNKNRKNRSENKMKNENMVQTGSEDIREIYLAGGCFWGLEAYMERIDGVKDATVGYANGKTEKTSYNIIGATDHAETVHVKYDANKISLSKLLKYYFQVVDPTSINQQGNDRGRQYRTGIYYTNPKDKDIISQEIEEEQKKYTDKIQVEVLPLKNYILAEEYHQDYLKKNPNGYCHIDVSKADEVIIDPKDYPKPSDEELKKRLTPLQYSVTQKKNTEHSFSNEYWDNHEAGIYVDITTGEPLFSSKDKYDSGCGWPSFTKPISKDVVTYANDTSFNMVRTEVLSRSGKAHLGHVFDDGPKDKGGLRYCINSASIKFIPLKDMEKEHYGYLRKLVQ; encoded by the coding sequence ATGAAATCTAGAAGTCTACTATTATTCTTAATACTATCTTTAGCTTTATTTTCAGTAGTATTATCAAGTAAAAATAAAAATCGGAAAAACAGAAGTGAAAATAAGATGAAAAACGAAAATATGGTTCAGACAGGAAGTGAAGACATTAGAGAAATTTATCTCGCCGGCGGCTGCTTCTGGGGACTTGAGGCATATATGGAAAGAATTGACGGGGTAAAGGATGCCACGGTTGGTTATGCGAATGGTAAAACTGAAAAAACCAGCTATAATATCATCGGGGCAACAGATCACGCAGAAACAGTTCACGTGAAATATGATGCAAATAAAATTTCTTTGAGCAAGCTGCTTAAATATTATTTTCAAGTTGTAGATCCTACCAGTATTAATCAGCAGGGAAATGACAGGGGTAGACAATACAGAACAGGAATTTACTATACCAACCCTAAAGACAAGGACATTATTTCACAAGAAATTGAAGAAGAGCAGAAAAAATATACAGATAAAATTCAAGTTGAAGTCCTGCCTTTGAAAAATTACATATTAGCAGAAGAATATCATCAGGACTATTTGAAAAAAAATCCTAACGGATATTGTCACATTGATGTCAGTAAGGCAGATGAAGTTATCATTGATCCAAAAGATTATCCAAAACCAAGTGACGAAGAATTGAAAAAACGGCTTACTCCACTGCAATACAGTGTTACACAGAAAAAAAATACCGAACATTCTTTTTCAAATGAGTATTGGGATAATCATGAAGCTGGAATTTATGTGGATATAACAACAGGGGAACCATTATTTTCCTCAAAGGATAAATACGATTCAGGATGCGGCTGGCCAAGTTTTACAAAACCTATTTCAAAAGATGTTGTAACTTATGCAAATGATACAAGTTTTAATATGGTAAGGACAGAAGTGCTTAGCCGAAGTGGAAAAGCCCACTTGGGACATGTTTTTGATGACGGCCCTAAGGACAAGGGTGGACTTCGATATTGCATAAACAGTGCTTCAATCAAATTTATTCCTTTAAAAGATATGGAAAAAGAACATTACGGATATTTAAGAAAATTAGTTCAATAA
- a CDS encoding sensor histidine kinase — translation MKLKKTMKNSMLLQLFFYYLIGNLLFILFLSSIFYYTSKYIIMNKEIEYTNENVISTSRYITLYADKLKNMINLLSVDADVRNFLISGNEDSKKSIKKMIYSILGNNKGIKSITVIGKNGNIVSSDKNNDMKISENMMKEKWYVDAINNSDMPVFNPSRKNSTSSMNSALWFLSISRDIKNSKGENLGVIVFDIKYEILERYLNSISFGKQSDNIIVDKNNNVIYYKDVKCFADKKCLAKFSEKNKDKDTYLYEINIENTNWSLRSIANTNDLVTLKKNFSHIVIIIFLVSLAFSSIITFIVITKILKPLIKLENHMQNFENNLREFHLSEKTGYEIQNLVEHFNIMVEKIKYLREYEIKALHSQINPHFLYNTLDTIIWMAEFEDNEKVISITKSLANYFRLSLSNGHEKIPLKDEIMHTKEYLFIQKQRYEDKLSYFFNIEDESLLSIEVPKIIIQPIVENSIYHGIKNLSGNGIITIDVYRENSTVNISVKDNGIGFEKAKQFKKSKTGGVGTQNVDKRIKFYYGKNYGVFINKDNNTEGAEVIIKIPFKSSL, via the coding sequence ATGAAACTAAAAAAAACAATGAAAAATTCAATGTTACTCCAGCTATTTTTTTACTATCTGATTGGAAACTTATTATTCATCCTGTTTTTAAGCAGTATTTTTTACTATACTTCAAAATACATCATAATGAATAAGGAAATTGAGTATACTAACGAAAATGTTATAAGTACATCCCGTTATATTACTCTTTATGCTGATAAATTGAAAAATATGATTAATCTTTTGTCTGTTGATGCCGATGTTAGAAATTTTTTAATATCAGGAAATGAAGATTCAAAAAAGAGCATTAAAAAAATGATATACTCAATTCTCGGGAATAATAAAGGAATTAAAAGTATTACTGTAATCGGAAAAAATGGTAACATTGTATCCAGTGATAAAAACAATGATATGAAAATATCAGAAAATATGATGAAGGAAAAATGGTATGTCGATGCGATAAACAATTCAGATATGCCCGTTTTTAATCCCAGCAGAAAAAATTCCACCTCCTCTATGAACTCAGCTCTCTGGTTTCTGTCAATCAGTCGGGACATAAAAAATTCAAAAGGGGAAAATCTTGGTGTTATCGTTTTTGACATTAAATATGAAATTCTTGAAAGATATTTAAATTCCATTTCTTTTGGAAAACAAAGCGACAATATTATAGTAGACAAAAACAACAATGTTATTTACTACAAAGACGTAAAATGTTTTGCCGATAAAAAGTGTCTTGCAAAATTTTCAGAAAAGAATAAGGATAAAGATACATATTTATATGAAATAAACATTGAAAATACAAACTGGAGCCTAAGAAGCATAGCAAACACAAATGACTTAGTTACCTTAAAGAAAAATTTTTCCCACATAGTTATTATCATTTTCCTAGTTTCACTAGCTTTTTCCTCTATTATTACATTTATCGTAATAACAAAGATTCTAAAGCCTTTAATAAAACTGGAAAATCATATGCAAAATTTTGAAAATAATCTACGGGAATTTCATTTAAGTGAAAAAACAGGCTATGAAATTCAGAACCTTGTGGAACATTTTAATATAATGGTTGAAAAGATAAAATATTTGCGGGAATATGAAATAAAGGCTCTTCACAGCCAGATTAATCCACATTTTCTGTATAACACGCTAGATACAATCATTTGGATGGCAGAATTTGAAGACAATGAAAAAGTAATCAGCATTACAAAATCACTTGCAAACTATTTTAGGCTTTCCCTTAGCAACGGTCACGAAAAAATACCGTTAAAAGATGAAATTATGCACACTAAAGAATATTTATTCATACAAAAGCAGAGATACGAAGACAAACTTTCCTATTTTTTCAACATAGAAGATGAAAGCCTTCTTTCCATCGAAGTTCCAAAAATCATAATCCAGCCAATTGTAGAAAACTCCATTTATCACGGAATAAAAAACCTTTCTGGAAACGGAATTATCACAATAGACGTTTACAGAGAAAACAGCACTGTCAATATCTCAGTTAAAGACAACGGAATAGGCTTTGAAAAGGCTAAACAGTTCAAAAAAAGCAAGACAGGCGGTGTAGGAACCCAAAATGTCGATAAAAGAATAAAATTCTATTACGGCAAAAATTATGGCGTATTTATAAATAAAGACAACAACACCGAAGGAGCAGAAGTAATTATAAAAATTCCTTTTAAATCAAGTTTGTAA
- a CDS encoding redoxin family protein: MKKLIAIVATMLSFGVTSFGNTLQGVQLKDINNKPVSLNKYKGKKIYIKMWASWCPICLSGLSEINSLSADKSKNFTVITIASPGQKGEKPTAKFIQWYKGLNYKNTTVLLDEKGEVLKRAKVLGYPSNIVLDGNLNIVKTLPGHLTAAQIKGAVK; this comes from the coding sequence ATGAAAAAATTAATTGCGATAGTTGCAACTATGTTAAGTTTTGGTGTAACTTCATTTGGAAATACATTACAAGGGGTTCAGTTAAAGGATATTAATAATAAACCTGTTTCCCTTAACAAATACAAAGGTAAGAAAATATATATTAAAATGTGGGCTTCGTGGTGTCCTATCTGTCTTTCAGGATTAAGCGAAATTAATTCTTTAAGTGCAGATAAAAGTAAGAATTTTACAGTTATAACAATTGCTTCTCCGGGACAAAAAGGAGAAAAACCTACAGCCAAATTTATTCAGTGGTATAAAGGACTTAATTACAAAAATACTACTGTATTGCTGGATGAAAAGGGGGAAGTGCTAAAAAGGGCAAAAGTTTTAGGGTATCCTTCAAATATTGTTCTGGATGGAAATTTGAATATTGTTAAAACTTTACCGGGACATCTGACTGCTGCACAAATCAAAGGAGCTGTTAAATAA